In one Gadus morhua chromosome 15, gadMor3.0, whole genome shotgun sequence genomic region, the following are encoded:
- the LOC115560515 gene encoding delta-1-pyrroline-5-carboxylate synthase isoform X3, with translation MFPRLALCSRLPSRSWQSTVRGYSQTKFPHSHGRALVHRSEFRQARRIVVKLGSAVVTRGDEGGLALGRLASIVEQVAVLQNQGREMMIVTSGAVAFGKQRLRHEILLSQSVRQALHTGHNQLKEMVKAIPVLEARACAAAGQSGLMALYEAMFTQYSTCTAQILVTNLDFHDEQKRRNLSSTLHELLRMNIVPIINTNDAVIPPPVPNSDLQGVISIKDNDSLAARLAVEMKADLLIALSDVEGLYDSPPGTDNAKLIDIFYPGDQQSITYGSKSRVGMGGMEAKVKAALWALQGGTSVVIANGTHPKVTGHVITDIVDGKKVGTFFSEVKPAGPTVEQQAEMARSGGRVLASLLPEERGEIIFRLAELLTEKKEDILSANKRDMDLARASGSLSLQLLNRLSLSTSKLNSLAIGLRQIAVSSRDSVGRVLRRTRVANNLELEQVTVPIGVLLVIFESRPDCLPQVSALAIASGNALLLKGGKEAAHTNKILHQLTQEALSIHGIQDAIQLVSTREDVEDLCRLNKLIDLIIPRGSSELVRNIQHAAKGIPVLGHSEGICHVYIDSEASIDKAIDIIKDSKCDYPSACNAMETLLIHRDLLRTPTFDQIIDMLRAEEVKIHAGPKFASYLTFSPSEVKSLRTEYGDLECCIEVVDSMQDALDHIHKYGSSHTDVIVTENEETAEQFLQQLDSACVFWNASTRFADGYRFGLGAEVGISTARIHARGPVGLEGLLTTKWVLRGEGHTVADFSEQGSMKYLHENIPVSQRILS, from the exons ATGTTTCCAAGGCTCGCCTTGTGCTCCCGGCTGCCATCCAGGAGCTGGCAGTCCACTGTCAGAGGATACTCTCAAACCAAGT TCCCTCACAGCCATGGAAGGGCCCTGGTCCACAGGAGTGAGTTCAGGCAGGCCAGGCGCATCGTGGTGAAGCTGGGCAGCGCTGTGGTGACGCGTGGCGATGAGGGAGGACTGGCCCTGGGAAGACTGGCGTCTATAGTGGAACAG GTCGCCGTGCTGCAGAACCAGGGGAGGGAGATGATGATCGTCACCAGCGGAGCCGTGGCGTTCGGCAAGCAGCGTCTGCGTCACGAGATCCTGCTGTCCCAGAGCGTCAGACAGGCCCTGCACACCGGACACAATCAGCTGAAGGAAATGGTGAAG GCCATCCCGGTCTTGGAGGCGCGCGcctgtgctgctgctggacagAGCGGCCTGATGGCTCTGTATGAGGCCATGTTCACCCAGTACAGTACCTGCACTGCACAG ATCCTGGTGACCAACCTGGACTTCCATGATGAGCAGAAGCGGCGTAACCTCAGCAGCACGCTGCACGAGCTGCTGCGGATGAACATCGTCCCCATCATCAACACCAACGACGCCGTGATCCCGCCCCCGGTGCCCAACAGTGACCTGCAGGGG GTCATAAGCATCAAGGACAACGACAGCCTGGCTGCCCGGCTTGCTGTGGAGATGAAAGCCGACCTCCTGATCGCTCTGTCTGACGTTGAAG GGTTGTACGATAGCCCCCCGGGAACGGATAACGCAAAGCTCATTGACATCTTCTACCCTGGAGACCAGCAGTCCATCACATACGGCTCCAAGTCCAGGGTCGGCATGGGCGGAATGGAGGCAAAG GTGAAAGCTGCCCTGTGGGCCCTGCAAGGCGGCACGTCGGTGGTCATCGCCAACGGCACTCACCCCAAAGTGACGGGCCACGTCATCACGGACATCGTGGACGGGAAGAAAGTGGGCACCTTCTTCTCCGAGGTGAAACCCGCAG GCCCCACCGTGGAGCAGCAGGCGGAGATGGCCCGGAGCGGAGGCAGGGTCCTGGCCTCTCTGCTGCCCGAGGAG AGGGGAGAAATCATCTTTCGTCTGGCTGAGCTGCTCACAGAGAAAAAGGAGGACATTCTCAGCGCCAACAAGAGAGATATGGACTTGGCCCGGGCCTCAG gCAGCCTCTCTCTGCAGCTGCTGAACCGCCTGAGCCTGTCCACCTCCAAGCTCAACAGCCTGGCCATCGGGCTGCGGCAGATCGCGGTCTCGTCGCGGGACAGCGTGGGGCGGGTGCTGCGGCGGACGCGCGTGGCCAACAacctggagctggagcaggtcaCCGTCCCCATCGGGGTGCTGCTGGTCATCTTCGAGTCCCGCCCCGACTGTCTCCCCCAG GTGTCCGCCCTTGCGATCGCTAGTGGGAATGCCTTGCTGCtgaagggagggaaagaggcggCCCACACCAATAAGATCCTCCACCAGCTCACCCAGGAAGCTCTGTCCATTCACGGCATCCAGGACGCCATTCAACTG GTGAGCACGCGTGAGGATGTGGAGGACCTCTGCCGGCTGAACAAGCTGATCGACCTGATCATCCCCCGCGGCTCGTCGGAGCTGGTCAGGAATATCCAGCACGCCGCCAAGGGCATCCCAGTGCTGGGCCACAGCGAGGGCATCTGCCACGTCTACATCGACTCTGAGGCCAGCATCGACAAGGCCATCGACATCA TTAAAGATTCCAAATGCGACTACCCGTCTGCCTGCAACGCCATGGAGACTCTCCTGATCCACCGAGATCTGTTGAGGACCCCGACGTTTGACCAGATCATTGACATGTTGAGAGCTGAAGAG GTGAAGATCCACGCAGGGCCTAAGTTCGCGTCCTACCTGACCTTCAGCCCGTCTGAGGTGAAGTCCCTGCGCACCGAGTACGGAGATCTGGAGTGCTGCATTGAGGTGGTGGACAGCATGCAGGACGCCCTGGACCACATCCACAAGTACGGCAGCTCTCACACGGACGTCATCGTCACCGAGAACG AGGAGACCGCTGAGCAGTTCCTTCAGCAGCTGGACAGCGCCTGCGTCTTCTGGAACGCCAGCACGCGCTTTGCTGACGGATACCGCTTTGGCCTAG GAGCCGAGGTGGGCATCAGCACGGCGAGGATCCACGCCAGGGGCCCCGTGGGGCTGGAGGGGCTCCTAACCACCAAGTGGGTGCTACGAGGCGAGGGCCACACGGTGGCGGACTTCTCGGAGCAAGGCAGCATGAAGTACCTCCACGAGAACATCCCCGTCTCCCAAAGGATCCTGAGCTAA
- the LOC115560515 gene encoding delta-1-pyrroline-5-carboxylate synthase isoform X2 — protein sequence MFPRLALCSRLPSRSWQSTVRGYSQTKFPHSHGRALVHRSEFRQARRIVVKLGSAVVTRGDEGGLALGRLASIVEQVAVLQNQGREMMIVTSGAVAFGKQRLRHEILLSQSVRQALHTGHNQLKEMAIPVLEARACAAAGQSGLMALYEAMFTQYSTCTAQILVTNLDFHDEQKRRNLSSTLHELLRMNIVPIINTNDAVIPPPVPNSDLQGVNVISIKDNDSLAARLAVEMKADLLIALSDVEGLYDSPPGTDNAKLIDIFYPGDQQSITYGSKSRVGMGGMEAKVKAALWALQGGTSVVIANGTHPKVTGHVITDIVDGKKVGTFFSEVKPAGPTVEQQAEMARSGGRVLASLLPEERGEIIFRLAELLTEKKEDILSANKRDMDLARASGSLSLQLLNRLSLSTSKLNSLAIGLRQIAVSSRDSVGRVLRRTRVANNLELEQVTVPIGVLLVIFESRPDCLPQVSALAIASGNALLLKGGKEAAHTNKILHQLTQEALSIHGIQDAIQLVSTREDVEDLCRLNKLIDLIIPRGSSELVRNIQHAAKGIPVLGHSEGICHVYIDSEASIDKAIDIIKDSKCDYPSACNAMETLLIHRDLLRTPTFDQIIDMLRAEEVKIHAGPKFASYLTFSPSEVKSLRTEYGDLECCIEVVDSMQDALDHIHKYGSSHTDVIVTENEETAEQFLQQLDSACVFWNASTRFADGYRFGLGAEVGISTARIHARGPVGLEGLLTTKWVLRGEGHTVADFSEQGSMKYLHENIPVSQRILS from the exons ATGTTTCCAAGGCTCGCCTTGTGCTCCCGGCTGCCATCCAGGAGCTGGCAGTCCACTGTCAGAGGATACTCTCAAACCAAGT TCCCTCACAGCCATGGAAGGGCCCTGGTCCACAGGAGTGAGTTCAGGCAGGCCAGGCGCATCGTGGTGAAGCTGGGCAGCGCTGTGGTGACGCGTGGCGATGAGGGAGGACTGGCCCTGGGAAGACTGGCGTCTATAGTGGAACAG GTCGCCGTGCTGCAGAACCAGGGGAGGGAGATGATGATCGTCACCAGCGGAGCCGTGGCGTTCGGCAAGCAGCGTCTGCGTCACGAGATCCTGCTGTCCCAGAGCGTCAGACAGGCCCTGCACACCGGACACAATCAGCTGAAGGAAATG GCCATCCCGGTCTTGGAGGCGCGCGcctgtgctgctgctggacagAGCGGCCTGATGGCTCTGTATGAGGCCATGTTCACCCAGTACAGTACCTGCACTGCACAG ATCCTGGTGACCAACCTGGACTTCCATGATGAGCAGAAGCGGCGTAACCTCAGCAGCACGCTGCACGAGCTGCTGCGGATGAACATCGTCCCCATCATCAACACCAACGACGCCGTGATCCCGCCCCCGGTGCCCAACAGTGACCTGCAGGGGGTAAAT GTCATAAGCATCAAGGACAACGACAGCCTGGCTGCCCGGCTTGCTGTGGAGATGAAAGCCGACCTCCTGATCGCTCTGTCTGACGTTGAAG GGTTGTACGATAGCCCCCCGGGAACGGATAACGCAAAGCTCATTGACATCTTCTACCCTGGAGACCAGCAGTCCATCACATACGGCTCCAAGTCCAGGGTCGGCATGGGCGGAATGGAGGCAAAG GTGAAAGCTGCCCTGTGGGCCCTGCAAGGCGGCACGTCGGTGGTCATCGCCAACGGCACTCACCCCAAAGTGACGGGCCACGTCATCACGGACATCGTGGACGGGAAGAAAGTGGGCACCTTCTTCTCCGAGGTGAAACCCGCAG GCCCCACCGTGGAGCAGCAGGCGGAGATGGCCCGGAGCGGAGGCAGGGTCCTGGCCTCTCTGCTGCCCGAGGAG AGGGGAGAAATCATCTTTCGTCTGGCTGAGCTGCTCACAGAGAAAAAGGAGGACATTCTCAGCGCCAACAAGAGAGATATGGACTTGGCCCGGGCCTCAG gCAGCCTCTCTCTGCAGCTGCTGAACCGCCTGAGCCTGTCCACCTCCAAGCTCAACAGCCTGGCCATCGGGCTGCGGCAGATCGCGGTCTCGTCGCGGGACAGCGTGGGGCGGGTGCTGCGGCGGACGCGCGTGGCCAACAacctggagctggagcaggtcaCCGTCCCCATCGGGGTGCTGCTGGTCATCTTCGAGTCCCGCCCCGACTGTCTCCCCCAG GTGTCCGCCCTTGCGATCGCTAGTGGGAATGCCTTGCTGCtgaagggagggaaagaggcggCCCACACCAATAAGATCCTCCACCAGCTCACCCAGGAAGCTCTGTCCATTCACGGCATCCAGGACGCCATTCAACTG GTGAGCACGCGTGAGGATGTGGAGGACCTCTGCCGGCTGAACAAGCTGATCGACCTGATCATCCCCCGCGGCTCGTCGGAGCTGGTCAGGAATATCCAGCACGCCGCCAAGGGCATCCCAGTGCTGGGCCACAGCGAGGGCATCTGCCACGTCTACATCGACTCTGAGGCCAGCATCGACAAGGCCATCGACATCA TTAAAGATTCCAAATGCGACTACCCGTCTGCCTGCAACGCCATGGAGACTCTCCTGATCCACCGAGATCTGTTGAGGACCCCGACGTTTGACCAGATCATTGACATGTTGAGAGCTGAAGAG GTGAAGATCCACGCAGGGCCTAAGTTCGCGTCCTACCTGACCTTCAGCCCGTCTGAGGTGAAGTCCCTGCGCACCGAGTACGGAGATCTGGAGTGCTGCATTGAGGTGGTGGACAGCATGCAGGACGCCCTGGACCACATCCACAAGTACGGCAGCTCTCACACGGACGTCATCGTCACCGAGAACG AGGAGACCGCTGAGCAGTTCCTTCAGCAGCTGGACAGCGCCTGCGTCTTCTGGAACGCCAGCACGCGCTTTGCTGACGGATACCGCTTTGGCCTAG GAGCCGAGGTGGGCATCAGCACGGCGAGGATCCACGCCAGGGGCCCCGTGGGGCTGGAGGGGCTCCTAACCACCAAGTGGGTGCTACGAGGCGAGGGCCACACGGTGGCGGACTTCTCGGAGCAAGGCAGCATGAAGTACCTCCACGAGAACATCCCCGTCTCCCAAAGGATCCTGAGCTAA
- the LOC115560515 gene encoding delta-1-pyrroline-5-carboxylate synthase isoform X4, whose product MFPRLALCSRLPSRSWQSTVRGYSQTKFPHSHGRALVHRSEFRQARRIVVKLGSAVVTRGDEGGLALGRLASIVEQVAVLQNQGREMMIVTSGAVAFGKQRLRHEILLSQSVRQALHTGHNQLKEMAIPVLEARACAAAGQSGLMALYEAMFTQYSTCTAQILVTNLDFHDEQKRRNLSSTLHELLRMNIVPIINTNDAVIPPPVPNSDLQGVISIKDNDSLAARLAVEMKADLLIALSDVEGLYDSPPGTDNAKLIDIFYPGDQQSITYGSKSRVGMGGMEAKVKAALWALQGGTSVVIANGTHPKVTGHVITDIVDGKKVGTFFSEVKPAGPTVEQQAEMARSGGRVLASLLPEERGEIIFRLAELLTEKKEDILSANKRDMDLARASGSLSLQLLNRLSLSTSKLNSLAIGLRQIAVSSRDSVGRVLRRTRVANNLELEQVTVPIGVLLVIFESRPDCLPQVSALAIASGNALLLKGGKEAAHTNKILHQLTQEALSIHGIQDAIQLVSTREDVEDLCRLNKLIDLIIPRGSSELVRNIQHAAKGIPVLGHSEGICHVYIDSEASIDKAIDIIKDSKCDYPSACNAMETLLIHRDLLRTPTFDQIIDMLRAEEVKIHAGPKFASYLTFSPSEVKSLRTEYGDLECCIEVVDSMQDALDHIHKYGSSHTDVIVTENEETAEQFLQQLDSACVFWNASTRFADGYRFGLGAEVGISTARIHARGPVGLEGLLTTKWVLRGEGHTVADFSEQGSMKYLHENIPVSQRILS is encoded by the exons ATGTTTCCAAGGCTCGCCTTGTGCTCCCGGCTGCCATCCAGGAGCTGGCAGTCCACTGTCAGAGGATACTCTCAAACCAAGT TCCCTCACAGCCATGGAAGGGCCCTGGTCCACAGGAGTGAGTTCAGGCAGGCCAGGCGCATCGTGGTGAAGCTGGGCAGCGCTGTGGTGACGCGTGGCGATGAGGGAGGACTGGCCCTGGGAAGACTGGCGTCTATAGTGGAACAG GTCGCCGTGCTGCAGAACCAGGGGAGGGAGATGATGATCGTCACCAGCGGAGCCGTGGCGTTCGGCAAGCAGCGTCTGCGTCACGAGATCCTGCTGTCCCAGAGCGTCAGACAGGCCCTGCACACCGGACACAATCAGCTGAAGGAAATG GCCATCCCGGTCTTGGAGGCGCGCGcctgtgctgctgctggacagAGCGGCCTGATGGCTCTGTATGAGGCCATGTTCACCCAGTACAGTACCTGCACTGCACAG ATCCTGGTGACCAACCTGGACTTCCATGATGAGCAGAAGCGGCGTAACCTCAGCAGCACGCTGCACGAGCTGCTGCGGATGAACATCGTCCCCATCATCAACACCAACGACGCCGTGATCCCGCCCCCGGTGCCCAACAGTGACCTGCAGGGG GTCATAAGCATCAAGGACAACGACAGCCTGGCTGCCCGGCTTGCTGTGGAGATGAAAGCCGACCTCCTGATCGCTCTGTCTGACGTTGAAG GGTTGTACGATAGCCCCCCGGGAACGGATAACGCAAAGCTCATTGACATCTTCTACCCTGGAGACCAGCAGTCCATCACATACGGCTCCAAGTCCAGGGTCGGCATGGGCGGAATGGAGGCAAAG GTGAAAGCTGCCCTGTGGGCCCTGCAAGGCGGCACGTCGGTGGTCATCGCCAACGGCACTCACCCCAAAGTGACGGGCCACGTCATCACGGACATCGTGGACGGGAAGAAAGTGGGCACCTTCTTCTCCGAGGTGAAACCCGCAG GCCCCACCGTGGAGCAGCAGGCGGAGATGGCCCGGAGCGGAGGCAGGGTCCTGGCCTCTCTGCTGCCCGAGGAG AGGGGAGAAATCATCTTTCGTCTGGCTGAGCTGCTCACAGAGAAAAAGGAGGACATTCTCAGCGCCAACAAGAGAGATATGGACTTGGCCCGGGCCTCAG gCAGCCTCTCTCTGCAGCTGCTGAACCGCCTGAGCCTGTCCACCTCCAAGCTCAACAGCCTGGCCATCGGGCTGCGGCAGATCGCGGTCTCGTCGCGGGACAGCGTGGGGCGGGTGCTGCGGCGGACGCGCGTGGCCAACAacctggagctggagcaggtcaCCGTCCCCATCGGGGTGCTGCTGGTCATCTTCGAGTCCCGCCCCGACTGTCTCCCCCAG GTGTCCGCCCTTGCGATCGCTAGTGGGAATGCCTTGCTGCtgaagggagggaaagaggcggCCCACACCAATAAGATCCTCCACCAGCTCACCCAGGAAGCTCTGTCCATTCACGGCATCCAGGACGCCATTCAACTG GTGAGCACGCGTGAGGATGTGGAGGACCTCTGCCGGCTGAACAAGCTGATCGACCTGATCATCCCCCGCGGCTCGTCGGAGCTGGTCAGGAATATCCAGCACGCCGCCAAGGGCATCCCAGTGCTGGGCCACAGCGAGGGCATCTGCCACGTCTACATCGACTCTGAGGCCAGCATCGACAAGGCCATCGACATCA TTAAAGATTCCAAATGCGACTACCCGTCTGCCTGCAACGCCATGGAGACTCTCCTGATCCACCGAGATCTGTTGAGGACCCCGACGTTTGACCAGATCATTGACATGTTGAGAGCTGAAGAG GTGAAGATCCACGCAGGGCCTAAGTTCGCGTCCTACCTGACCTTCAGCCCGTCTGAGGTGAAGTCCCTGCGCACCGAGTACGGAGATCTGGAGTGCTGCATTGAGGTGGTGGACAGCATGCAGGACGCCCTGGACCACATCCACAAGTACGGCAGCTCTCACACGGACGTCATCGTCACCGAGAACG AGGAGACCGCTGAGCAGTTCCTTCAGCAGCTGGACAGCGCCTGCGTCTTCTGGAACGCCAGCACGCGCTTTGCTGACGGATACCGCTTTGGCCTAG GAGCCGAGGTGGGCATCAGCACGGCGAGGATCCACGCCAGGGGCCCCGTGGGGCTGGAGGGGCTCCTAACCACCAAGTGGGTGCTACGAGGCGAGGGCCACACGGTGGCGGACTTCTCGGAGCAAGGCAGCATGAAGTACCTCCACGAGAACATCCCCGTCTCCCAAAGGATCCTGAGCTAA
- the LOC115560515 gene encoding delta-1-pyrroline-5-carboxylate synthase isoform X1, which produces MFPRLALCSRLPSRSWQSTVRGYSQTKFPHSHGRALVHRSEFRQARRIVVKLGSAVVTRGDEGGLALGRLASIVEQVAVLQNQGREMMIVTSGAVAFGKQRLRHEILLSQSVRQALHTGHNQLKEMVKAIPVLEARACAAAGQSGLMALYEAMFTQYSTCTAQILVTNLDFHDEQKRRNLSSTLHELLRMNIVPIINTNDAVIPPPVPNSDLQGVNVISIKDNDSLAARLAVEMKADLLIALSDVEGLYDSPPGTDNAKLIDIFYPGDQQSITYGSKSRVGMGGMEAKVKAALWALQGGTSVVIANGTHPKVTGHVITDIVDGKKVGTFFSEVKPAGPTVEQQAEMARSGGRVLASLLPEERGEIIFRLAELLTEKKEDILSANKRDMDLARASGSLSLQLLNRLSLSTSKLNSLAIGLRQIAVSSRDSVGRVLRRTRVANNLELEQVTVPIGVLLVIFESRPDCLPQVSALAIASGNALLLKGGKEAAHTNKILHQLTQEALSIHGIQDAIQLVSTREDVEDLCRLNKLIDLIIPRGSSELVRNIQHAAKGIPVLGHSEGICHVYIDSEASIDKAIDIIKDSKCDYPSACNAMETLLIHRDLLRTPTFDQIIDMLRAEEVKIHAGPKFASYLTFSPSEVKSLRTEYGDLECCIEVVDSMQDALDHIHKYGSSHTDVIVTENEETAEQFLQQLDSACVFWNASTRFADGYRFGLGAEVGISTARIHARGPVGLEGLLTTKWVLRGEGHTVADFSEQGSMKYLHENIPVSQRILS; this is translated from the exons ATGTTTCCAAGGCTCGCCTTGTGCTCCCGGCTGCCATCCAGGAGCTGGCAGTCCACTGTCAGAGGATACTCTCAAACCAAGT TCCCTCACAGCCATGGAAGGGCCCTGGTCCACAGGAGTGAGTTCAGGCAGGCCAGGCGCATCGTGGTGAAGCTGGGCAGCGCTGTGGTGACGCGTGGCGATGAGGGAGGACTGGCCCTGGGAAGACTGGCGTCTATAGTGGAACAG GTCGCCGTGCTGCAGAACCAGGGGAGGGAGATGATGATCGTCACCAGCGGAGCCGTGGCGTTCGGCAAGCAGCGTCTGCGTCACGAGATCCTGCTGTCCCAGAGCGTCAGACAGGCCCTGCACACCGGACACAATCAGCTGAAGGAAATGGTGAAG GCCATCCCGGTCTTGGAGGCGCGCGcctgtgctgctgctggacagAGCGGCCTGATGGCTCTGTATGAGGCCATGTTCACCCAGTACAGTACCTGCACTGCACAG ATCCTGGTGACCAACCTGGACTTCCATGATGAGCAGAAGCGGCGTAACCTCAGCAGCACGCTGCACGAGCTGCTGCGGATGAACATCGTCCCCATCATCAACACCAACGACGCCGTGATCCCGCCCCCGGTGCCCAACAGTGACCTGCAGGGGGTAAAT GTCATAAGCATCAAGGACAACGACAGCCTGGCTGCCCGGCTTGCTGTGGAGATGAAAGCCGACCTCCTGATCGCTCTGTCTGACGTTGAAG GGTTGTACGATAGCCCCCCGGGAACGGATAACGCAAAGCTCATTGACATCTTCTACCCTGGAGACCAGCAGTCCATCACATACGGCTCCAAGTCCAGGGTCGGCATGGGCGGAATGGAGGCAAAG GTGAAAGCTGCCCTGTGGGCCCTGCAAGGCGGCACGTCGGTGGTCATCGCCAACGGCACTCACCCCAAAGTGACGGGCCACGTCATCACGGACATCGTGGACGGGAAGAAAGTGGGCACCTTCTTCTCCGAGGTGAAACCCGCAG GCCCCACCGTGGAGCAGCAGGCGGAGATGGCCCGGAGCGGAGGCAGGGTCCTGGCCTCTCTGCTGCCCGAGGAG AGGGGAGAAATCATCTTTCGTCTGGCTGAGCTGCTCACAGAGAAAAAGGAGGACATTCTCAGCGCCAACAAGAGAGATATGGACTTGGCCCGGGCCTCAG gCAGCCTCTCTCTGCAGCTGCTGAACCGCCTGAGCCTGTCCACCTCCAAGCTCAACAGCCTGGCCATCGGGCTGCGGCAGATCGCGGTCTCGTCGCGGGACAGCGTGGGGCGGGTGCTGCGGCGGACGCGCGTGGCCAACAacctggagctggagcaggtcaCCGTCCCCATCGGGGTGCTGCTGGTCATCTTCGAGTCCCGCCCCGACTGTCTCCCCCAG GTGTCCGCCCTTGCGATCGCTAGTGGGAATGCCTTGCTGCtgaagggagggaaagaggcggCCCACACCAATAAGATCCTCCACCAGCTCACCCAGGAAGCTCTGTCCATTCACGGCATCCAGGACGCCATTCAACTG GTGAGCACGCGTGAGGATGTGGAGGACCTCTGCCGGCTGAACAAGCTGATCGACCTGATCATCCCCCGCGGCTCGTCGGAGCTGGTCAGGAATATCCAGCACGCCGCCAAGGGCATCCCAGTGCTGGGCCACAGCGAGGGCATCTGCCACGTCTACATCGACTCTGAGGCCAGCATCGACAAGGCCATCGACATCA TTAAAGATTCCAAATGCGACTACCCGTCTGCCTGCAACGCCATGGAGACTCTCCTGATCCACCGAGATCTGTTGAGGACCCCGACGTTTGACCAGATCATTGACATGTTGAGAGCTGAAGAG GTGAAGATCCACGCAGGGCCTAAGTTCGCGTCCTACCTGACCTTCAGCCCGTCTGAGGTGAAGTCCCTGCGCACCGAGTACGGAGATCTGGAGTGCTGCATTGAGGTGGTGGACAGCATGCAGGACGCCCTGGACCACATCCACAAGTACGGCAGCTCTCACACGGACGTCATCGTCACCGAGAACG AGGAGACCGCTGAGCAGTTCCTTCAGCAGCTGGACAGCGCCTGCGTCTTCTGGAACGCCAGCACGCGCTTTGCTGACGGATACCGCTTTGGCCTAG GAGCCGAGGTGGGCATCAGCACGGCGAGGATCCACGCCAGGGGCCCCGTGGGGCTGGAGGGGCTCCTAACCACCAAGTGGGTGCTACGAGGCGAGGGCCACACGGTGGCGGACTTCTCGGAGCAAGGCAGCATGAAGTACCTCCACGAGAACATCCCCGTCTCCCAAAGGATCCTGAGCTAA
- the LOC115560517 gene encoding gamma-crystallin S-1-like: protein MMGKVIFYEGRNFEGRHYECNVDCADMHSHISHCNSIRVDTGCWMAYEKPNYSGYQYILTKGKYTDHHRWSGFNDLIRSCRMIPAYNGNYKLKIFERTDFGGKMTELSDDCPNLQDRFHLRDVSSCNVVEGYWILHEHPNYRGRQYYLRPGEYNKHGDWGSMSSTIGSVRRITEVKQAY from the exons ATGATGGGAAAG GTCATCTTCTACGAGGGAAGGAACTTCGAGGGCCGTCACTATGAGTGCAACGTCGACTGTGCCGACATGCACTCGCACATCTCCCATTGCAACTCCATCCGCGTCGACACGGGCTGCTGGATGGCCTACGAGAAGCCCAACTACTCGGGCTACCAGTACATTCTGACCAAGGGCAAGTACACCGACCACCACCGCTGGTCCGGCTTCAACGACCTGATCCGCTCCTGTCGCATGATTCCTGCA tACAACGGCAACTACAAGCTGAAGATCTTCGAGAGGACTGACTTCGGGGGCAAGATGACAGAGTTGAGCGACGACTGCCCGAACCTGCAGGACCGCTTCCACCTGAGGGACGTGTCCTCCTGCAACGTGGTGGAGGGCTACTGGATCCTCCACGAGCATCCCAACTACAGGGGCCGCCAGTACTACTTGCGACCCGGGGAGTACAACAAGCACGGCGACTGGGGCAGCATGAGCTCCACCATCGGCTCAGTGCGGCGCATCACAGAGGTGAAGCAGGCCTACTAG